Below is a genomic region from Neorhizobium galegae.
ATGCGCTGGATTCTCGAAGAGTTCTGCAAGTCCTTCTTCGAGGTCGACAGCGTCACCATGCGCTTCCGCCCGTCCTTCTTCCCGTTCACCGAACCGAGCTTCGAAGTGGACATCCAGTGCGACCGCTCCGGCCCGATCGTCAAGTTCGGCGAGGGCACCGACTGGATGGAAATTTTGGGCTGCGGCATGGTGCACCCGAACGTGCTGCGCGCCGGCGGGCTCGATCCGGACGAATTCCAGGGCTTTGCCTGGGGCATGGGGCTGGACCGCATCGCCATGCTGAAATACGGCATGCCGGACCTGCGCGACTTCTTCAACGCCGACGTCCGCTGGATGAACCACTACGGTTTCCGCCCGCTCGACATGCCGACGCTGTTCGGTGGGTTGAGCGCCTGAGCCAGAGAGCCTGACGAATGCCGACCCTGCTGATCTGGCATGGATACAAGTTCCGGTTCTACGCTTTGGATGTGGGCGAACCGCCGCATGTCCATATCGTCAAGGATTCAAAATCCCTGAAGGTCTGGCTGAGGAATTTGGAAGTCGCGCAGAATAAAGGGTATAGTGACCAGGAAATTGCGAGGCTGCTGAAGGTAGCCTCGGAACATCGTGATGAATGGCTGGGCGTTTGGCATGACTTCTTTGGCCTTTGAAACTGACGAGATGCGGCCTGTTCGGGCCTGGTGTGCCGACGGCGAAGTTCATGTGGCGCTCGCCGACGGTCGCGTCATCGCGACGCCTCTCTGGTGGTATCCGTTCCTGTCGAAGCTGACCGACAACCAGCTGAACGACATCGAATTGATGTACGAAGGAATCTGGTGGACCGCTGTCGATGAGGGCATTTCGGTGAAAAGCATGTTCCTGGGCATAAAGGCACCCGGTGCCAAGGCACCGGAGAAGGCCGCCTGATCCGATTTTCCTGATGATTTTGAGACGAGAACAAAGACAATGAAATTCACACTCTCCTGGCTGAAGGATCATCTGGAAACGGATGCGACCCTCAATGAGATCTGCGAGCGCCTCACGGCGATCGGGCTTGAGGTCGAGGATGTCGATGACAAGGCGGCCTACAAGCCGTTCGTCATCGCCAGGGTTCTCTCTGCCGAAAAGCACCCGTCCGCGGATCGCCTCAAGGTGCTGATGGTCGATGCCGGTGACGGCAAGCCGGTGCAGGTCGTCTGCGGTGCGCCGAACGCACGCGCCGGTCTGGTCGGCGCGTTTGCGAAACCTGGCACTTACGTTCCGGGCATCGACGTGACGCTGGCCGTCGGCAATATCCGCGGCGTCGAAAGCCATGGCATGATGTGCTCGGAAAAAGAGCTCGACATGTCGGACAATCACGATGGCATCATCGATCTGCCCGAGGATGCTCCGGTCGGCACGCCGTTCGCCTCCTATGCGGGCCTCGACGATCCGGTCATCGAGATCAACCTGACGCCGAACCGTCCGGACTGCACGTCGATCCACGGCATCGCCCGCGATCTGGCGGCGTCGGGCCTCGGCACGCTGAAACCTCAGGCAAAGCCGGACTTCAAGACCGAAGGCCAGACCTCGATCGGCCTCAAGATCGTTCTCGACGACGGGCGGCTCTGCCCCGGTTTCGGCCTGCGCCTCGTGCGCGGCGTCAAAAACGGCCCGAGCCCATTGTGGATGCAGCAGCGGCTGAAGGCGATCGGCCTTCGCCCGATCAACGCGCTGGTCGATATCACCAACTTCATGACCTTCGACCATGGCCGGCCGATGCACGTCTTCGATGCCGCCAAGGTGAAGGGCGACCTGACGGTGCGCCGTGCGTTGGAAGGCGAGACGGTGCTGGCGCTCGATACGCGCGAATACAAGCTGAACCCCGGCAACGTCGTCATCGCCGACGACAACGGCGTGGAATCGATCGGCGGCATCATGGGTGGCGAACATTCGGGCTGCGACGAAAACACCGTCGATGTTCTGATCGAATCGGCTCTCTGGGACCCGATCAACATCGCCAAGTCCGGCCGTTCGCTCGGCATCATCACCGATGCGCGCTACCGGTTCGAACGTGGCGTCGATCCGGAATACATGGTTCCCGGCCTTGACCGCACCACCCAGCTGGTGCTGGAACTCTGCGGCGGCGTGGCCGCGCAAGCGAAAGTCGTGGGTTACAAGGGCCATCAGCCGAAGATCGTCGACTTCCCTTATGCGGAAGTGAAACGCCTGACGGGCCTTGAAGTCTCGACCGAGGAAAGCCGTCATATCCTGACGCGACTTGGTTTCGCGGTCGAAGGTTCCGGAGAACGCGTTTCCGTCACCGTGCCGTCCTGGCGTCCTGACGTCGACGGCAAGGCCGACCTCGTCGAAGAAGTCATGCGCATTCATGGCGTCGACCAGATCAAGCCTGAGCCGATCGAAAAACTCTCGAGCGTCAATGCCAAGATCCTGACAACCCTGCAGATCCGCACCCGCACCGCCAAGCGGGCGCTTGCCTCGCGCGGCATGCTGGAAGCGGTCACCTGGTCGTTCATTCCGGAAGATCAGGCAAAGCTCTTCGGTGGCGGCGCCCGGGCGCTGAAGCTGGCGAACCCGATCGCCGCCGACATGTCCGACATGCGGCCGTCGCTGCTTCCGGGCCTGCTGGCTGCGGCACAGCGAAATGCTGACAAGGGCTTTGGTGACGTGGCGATCTTCGAGGTGTCCGGCACTTACGAGAGCGACAGGCCGGAAGGCCAGCGCCGCGTTGCCGGCGGCATTCGTCGCGGCACGGCTACCATCAACGGCAGCGGCCGTCTCTGGTCGAACACTGCCAAGGGCGGCGGCAAGCTGGTCGATGTGTTCGACGCCAAGGCCGATGCGCTGGCGGTGCTCGAAGCCTGCGGCCTGCCGATGGGCAATGTGCAGATCGAGAAGGGCGCGCCGGAATGGTATCATCCGGGCCGCTCCGGCACCATCAAGATGGGTCCGAAAGTCGTGCTCGGTTATTTCGGTGAATTCCATCCGAAGACGCTGGGTGCCCTGGACGTTTCCGGCGCGCTCTGCGGTTTCGAAGTATTCCTCGATGCCATGCCCGAGCCGAAGAAGAAGGCGACGCGCACCAAGCCGCCGCTTGAGCTTTCACCCTTCCAGGTGGTCAAACGCGACTTCGCTTTCGTGGTTTCGAGCGATGTGGAAGCCGGCGCGATCGTCAAGGCGGCGGTGACCGCCGACCGCAAGCTGATCACCGGCGTCAACGTCTTCGACGTGTTCGAAGGTGCGTCGCTCGGCGAGGGCCGGAAGTCGATTGCGGTCGAAGTGCTGATCCAGCCGGCCGAGCGCACGCTCACCGACGAGGATTTCGACGCGCTGACGGCCAAGATCGTCGCCAATGTCGAAAAGACCACGGGCGGAACCTTGCGCGCCTGAAACGGGTGGCCTGAATCACTTACGAAAGATAGCCTGCCCCGCTGACGAAGCCGGGCAGGCTTTTTGTTTTGGAGGAACGGATGCGCACACCGGGATCGATGAAGGGGCTCGAAGAACTCGGCCGGGTGCGGCTGTCGAAAAACTTCTTCTTCCGCGATTTCCTGTTTTCGGAGATAGCCAATTTCTACGCCATCCCGAACATGCCGGAAGATCCGGACCTGGCTATCGAAGCTGGCCGGCACCTCTGTGAGGAACTGCTGGAACCGCTGCAGGCGACGTTCGGGCGGCTGCATCTGCGCTCCGGTTATCGCTGTGCCAAGGTCAACGAATTCGGCAACAAGAACAATCTCAATTGCTCCTCCAATGCCAACACGGCGGCCGACCATATCTGGGATCGGCGCGATGCCAAGGGCTTCATGGGTGCCACGGCCTGTGTCGTCTTCCCCTGGCTGATCGACAACTATCACGACGACGGCGATTGGCAGAAGATGGCTTGGTGGATCCACGACCACCTGCCTTACTCGTCGATCATGGTCTTTCCGAAACTCTGGGCGATGAACATCCAGTGGCACGAAAAACCTGCCCGGCGGATCCGAAGCTTCGCCGAGCCGCGGGGCGTCCTCACCAAGATCGGACTGCCCAACAACGAAGGCGATCATTCCGAGCACTACATCGGGTTTCCGGCGCTTGAACGGTAAGCGATAGCGGACCGTTCAGGAATGCAGGTGATAGAGCTTGTTGACGATCATCCATCGGCCGTCGATCTTCAGAAGCGAGAGATAATCCGAAAACCGCATGCCGGCGAACTGGTCCACCACCTTGACCGTCGCGGCGTCGCCGGTAACGTCGAGCGTTTCGATCTGGATCAGCGGCTGCGTGCCGGCAGGGGCGGGACCTTCCGAGGTGACCGCCCCGATGAAGTCCTCGAGCGACAGCCACTCGACCGCTCCATCGTAGTTGCCGATGATGCACGCCTTCGGATGAAACGCCTTCCGAAGCGCTGCCTCATGCGCAAACGTCATTCCGTCCACATAGAGATGGATCACCGCCTGAACGGCCCGCTCTTCGGACATCGATTTTCTCCCGTGTTAGCTCCAGCATGCTAACACGGGAAGATGGAAATCCAAGGTTGCGTTAGCAAGAGCAAACTTAACGATTGGTCCAGGCCATCGCCTGCGCCGCATAGCGGGTGCCGGAGAATTTCTCCGGCGCCAGCAGGTCGCCGAGGGTCTTGAGCTCGTCTGCCGACAGCGAAATTTCGGTGGCGGCGACGTTTTGTTCCAGATGCGGGATTTTTCGGGCACCGGGGATGGGCACGATGAAATCGCCCTGGGCGAGAACCCAGGCAAGCGCCAGCTGCGCGGCGGTGACGCCCTTCTGGGCAGCCATGTCCTCCAGCATCTTCACCAGGGCGGCATTGGCGGCCATGTTCTCGGCGCTGAAGCGCGGCAGCGTGTTGCGGAAGTCGTCGGGGCCGAAATCCTCCGGCTTCTGGATCTTGCCTGTGAGGAAACCGCGGCCGAGCGGGCTGAACGGCACGAAACCGATATCGAGTTCGCGGCAGGTTTCGAGGATCTCGCCTTCCGGCTCGCGGGTCCAGAGCGAATATTCGCTCTGCAGGGCGGTGATCGGGTGAACCGCATGGGCGCGGCGGATGGCGTCCGCACCTGCTTCGGAAAGGCCGAGTGCACGCACCTTGCCTTCCTTCACCAGTTCGGCCATCGCGCCCACCGTATCTTCGATCGGCACGTTCGGATCGACACGGTGCTGGTAGAAGAGGTCGATCACCTCGACGCCGAGGCGTTTCAGCGAGGCCTCAGCCACTTCGCGTACATGTTCCGGCCGGCTGTCGAGGCCGGACATGGCCCGGGCGTCGGACGCATTCGGATCGATCTTGAAACCGAACTTGGTGGCGATGACCACTTTGTCGCGGAACGGTTTCAGGCCCTTGCCGACCAGTTCCTCGTTCTTGAAAGGACCGTAGACTTCGGCCGTGTCGAAGAAATTGACGCCGAGATCCACGGCGCGGTGCAGCGTCCTGATCGCTTCCTGTTCGTCCTGGCCGCCGTAACCGTGGCTCATGCCCATGCAGCCGAGGCCGACGGCGGAAACGGTTAGTTCTTTTCCGAGCTTTCTCATTTTCATGAGAGCCTCCTTTTGTGATGGCAGAAAACTGACGGGCGTCTCGTGGCGCCCGTTGGATTGATCAGGCACCGGCCTCGTTGAGTAGTTTCATCTGGTCAGCCGAAAGCGTCAGATTGCCGGCGGCGATGATCGCGTCGAGCTGGCCGACGCTGGTGGCGCTGGCGATCGGCGCGGTGACGCCGCGGGTCTGGACGAGCCACGCGAGCGCGATCGAGGCAGGCTCCGCATTGGTCTCGACCGAGATTTCGTCGAGGGCTGCGAGGATGCGCAGGCCCTTGTCGTTCAGATAACCGAGCGCCCGGCCGCCGCGTGCCTTGCCTTCGGTATCGGCCTTTTCACGGTATTTGCCGGTCAGGAAGCCGGAGGCGAGGCCGTAATAGTTGATGACGCCGATCTCTTCCTTGACGCAGAGATCCGCAAGCGGGCCTTCGAACGTGTCGCGGTCATAGAGATTGTATTGCGGCTGCAGCACGTCGTAGCGCGGCAGGCCGGCCTTCTTGGCTGCGTCGAAAGAGTCCTGCAGCATCTTGGCGTCGAGGTTGGAGCAGCCGATCGCGCGGATCTTGCCCTGTTCCTTCAGCTTGGCGAAGGCGCCGAGCGTTTCCTCGTAAGGTACGGCTTCGTCCGGCCAGTGAGCGAGGTAGAGGTCGATATAGTCGCTCTGCAGGCGGCGCAGGGAGTTTTCGACCTCTTCGAGGATCCACTTGGCGGACAGGTCCTTCCTGCCCTGGCCCATGTCGGAACCCACCTTGGTGACGATGACCGCCTTGTCGCGGGAGACGCCGCCGCTCTTCAGCCACTTGCCGATGATCGCCTCGGACTCGCCGCCGACATGGCCGGGCACCCAGCGATTGTAGCTGTCGGCAGTGTCGATCGTGTTGAAGCCGGCATCGAAGAAACGGTCGAGGATGTCGAACGACGTCCTCTCGTCGGCGGTCCAGCCGAAGACGTTGCCGCCGAGAACGACGGGCGCAATGGAAAGGCCGGTTCGGCCGAGTGCGCGCAGCTCCATGATATTCCTCCAAAATTTTTTAAGTGAGTGGTTGAGCCTGGGAAAGGAGCCTGAGATTAGCCGATGTTCCGCCGCCGACCAGCCCCTATTTTGGGCGGACGATCACTTTTTCAAGCGCCGCATCCGGCGTGCCGTTGCGCTGTTCCCAGCAGGCCAATAAGGTGCGGCAACAATGCCATAGGGAGGCTCACATGCTGCGTTTCGGAATCCTGTCGACTGCCAAGATCGGTCATGAACAGGTGGTGCCGGCGATCCAGGATGCGGAGAACTGCGTCGTCACCGCCTTTGCCAGCCGCGATCTCGCCAAGGCGCGGGCGCTCGCCGACCGTTTCGGCGCCCCGCATGCCTTCGGTTCCTACGACGAGATGCTGGCGTCCGAGGTCATCGACGCCGTCTATATCCCGCTGCCGTCCAGCCAGCATGTCGAATGGTCGATCAAGGCCGCCGAAGCCGGCAAGCATGTGCTCTCCGAAAAGCCGATTGCGATCAAGGCGAGCGAGATCGAAGATCTGATCAAGGTGCGCGATCGCACCGGCAAGCTGATCTGTGAAGCGTTCATGGTCACTTACGCGCCGGTCTGGCTGAAGGTGCGCGAACTCCTGAGCCAAAAGGCGATCGGCGAGCTGAAACACGTGCAGGGCTCGTTCAGCTATTTCAACCGCGACCCGTCCAACATGCGCAACATCCCGGAACTCGGCGGCGGCGCCCTGCCGGATATCGGCGTCTACCCGACGATCACGACCCGTTTCGTCACCGGCCAGGAACCGCAGCGGGTCCAGGCGTGCGTGGACCGCGATCCCGGTTTCGGCACGGATATCTATTCCAGCGTCAAGGCGGATTTCGGTTCGTTCGAAATGACCTTCTACATCGCAACCCAGATGGCCGCCCGCCAGCTGATGGTCTTCCACGGTACCGAGGGGTATATCGAGGTCAAGTCACCCTTCAATGCCGGCCGCTGGGGCGCCGAGGAAATCGAACTCACCAACCAGAACCACGCGGTGTCGCAGATCTTCCGCTTCCCGGACAGCCGGCAATACAAGCGCCAGGCGGAGGCCTTCGCGAAGGCCGCCAGGGGCGAGCCGGTCGAAGTCGTGACGCTCGAGAATTCGCTGGCGAACCAGAAGTTCATCGACGCGATCTATCGCGCCGGCGGGCACGACGGCTGGGAAGCGGTCTAGTTCCGTCAGCGGCGGATGCGATATAGCCCGAAGCCGCCGAAGATGAGTGTGCAGGCCCAGGAAAAGCCGAGATGCACGAGCGGCTGCACATGCGGCGCGCGCGAAGCCAGCGCTGAAAAAACTCCGTAGTTAAGGACAAGGCCGACCGCAACGAGCGGCCAGAAACCCGGCTGGCGTGCTTGATCCCGAGCCATAGGAGCGATCCTGTGCAGGATCAGCGCGGCAACCAGGCCCGCACCGAGCGATATCAGCCGGTCTATCAGCGTGCCGGCC
It encodes:
- a CDS encoding aldo/keto reductase, yielding MELRALGRTGLSIAPVVLGGNVFGWTADERTSFDILDRFFDAGFNTIDTADSYNRWVPGHVGGESEAIIGKWLKSGGVSRDKAVIVTKVGSDMGQGRKDLSAKWILEEVENSLRRLQSDYIDLYLAHWPDEAVPYEETLGAFAKLKEQGKIRAIGCSNLDAKMLQDSFDAAKKAGLPRYDVLQPQYNLYDRDTFEGPLADLCVKEEIGVINYYGLASGFLTGKYREKADTEGKARGGRALGYLNDKGLRILAALDEISVETNAEPASIALAWLVQTRGVTAPIASATSVGQLDAIIAAGNLTLSADQMKLLNEAGA
- a CDS encoding DUF4160 domain-containing protein, which codes for MPTLLIWHGYKFRFYALDVGEPPHVHIVKDSKSLKVWLRNLEVAQNKGYSDQEIARLLKVASEHRDEWLGVWHDFFGL
- a CDS encoding nuclear transport factor 2 family protein; protein product: MSEERAVQAVIHLYVDGMTFAHEAALRKAFHPKACIIGNYDGAVEWLSLEDFIGAVTSEGPAPAGTQPLIQIETLDVTGDAATVKVVDQFAGMRFSDYLSLLKIDGRWMIVNKLYHLHS
- the pheT gene encoding phenylalanine--tRNA ligase subunit beta; this translates as MKFTLSWLKDHLETDATLNEICERLTAIGLEVEDVDDKAAYKPFVIARVLSAEKHPSADRLKVLMVDAGDGKPVQVVCGAPNARAGLVGAFAKPGTYVPGIDVTLAVGNIRGVESHGMMCSEKELDMSDNHDGIIDLPEDAPVGTPFASYAGLDDPVIEINLTPNRPDCTSIHGIARDLAASGLGTLKPQAKPDFKTEGQTSIGLKIVLDDGRLCPGFGLRLVRGVKNGPSPLWMQQRLKAIGLRPINALVDITNFMTFDHGRPMHVFDAAKVKGDLTVRRALEGETVLALDTREYKLNPGNVVIADDNGVESIGGIMGGEHSGCDENTVDVLIESALWDPINIAKSGRSLGIITDARYRFERGVDPEYMVPGLDRTTQLVLELCGGVAAQAKVVGYKGHQPKIVDFPYAEVKRLTGLEVSTEESRHILTRLGFAVEGSGERVSVTVPSWRPDVDGKADLVEEVMRIHGVDQIKPEPIEKLSSVNAKILTTLQIRTRTAKRALASRGMLEAVTWSFIPEDQAKLFGGGARALKLANPIAADMSDMRPSLLPGLLAAAQRNADKGFGDVAIFEVSGTYESDRPEGQRRVAGGIRRGTATINGSGRLWSNTAKGGGKLVDVFDAKADALAVLEACGLPMGNVQIEKGAPEWYHPGRSGTIKMGPKVVLGYFGEFHPKTLGALDVSGALCGFEVFLDAMPEPKKKATRTKPPLELSPFQVVKRDFAFVVSSDVEAGAIVKAAVTADRKLITGVNVFDVFEGASLGEGRKSIAVEVLIQPAERTLTDEDFDALTAKIVANVEKTTGGTLRA
- a CDS encoding Gfo/Idh/MocA family protein; protein product: MLRFGILSTAKIGHEQVVPAIQDAENCVVTAFASRDLAKARALADRFGAPHAFGSYDEMLASEVIDAVYIPLPSSQHVEWSIKAAEAGKHVLSEKPIAIKASEIEDLIKVRDRTGKLICEAFMVTYAPVWLKVRELLSQKAIGELKHVQGSFSYFNRDPSNMRNIPELGGGALPDIGVYPTITTRFVTGQEPQRVQACVDRDPGFGTDIYSSVKADFGSFEMTFYIATQMAARQLMVFHGTEGYIEVKSPFNAGRWGAEEIELTNQNHAVSQIFRFPDSRQYKRQAEAFAKAARGEPVEVVTLENSLANQKFIDAIYRAGGHDGWEAV
- a CDS encoding aldo/keto reductase; the encoded protein is MKMRKLGKELTVSAVGLGCMGMSHGYGGQDEQEAIRTLHRAVDLGVNFFDTAEVYGPFKNEELVGKGLKPFRDKVVIATKFGFKIDPNASDARAMSGLDSRPEHVREVAEASLKRLGVEVIDLFYQHRVDPNVPIEDTVGAMAELVKEGKVRALGLSEAGADAIRRAHAVHPITALQSEYSLWTREPEGEILETCRELDIGFVPFSPLGRGFLTGKIQKPEDFGPDDFRNTLPRFSAENMAANAALVKMLEDMAAQKGVTAAQLALAWVLAQGDFIVPIPGARKIPHLEQNVAATEISLSADELKTLGDLLAPEKFSGTRYAAQAMAWTNR
- a CDS encoding DUF2442 domain-containing protein, whose product is MNGWAFGMTSLAFETDEMRPVRAWCADGEVHVALADGRVIATPLWWYPFLSKLTDNQLNDIELMYEGIWWTAVDEGISVKSMFLGIKAPGAKAPEKAA